From Chiroxiphia lanceolata isolate bChiLan1 chromosome 11, bChiLan1.pri, whole genome shotgun sequence, the proteins below share one genomic window:
- the ACTR8 gene encoding actin-related protein 8 has translation MTQAEKGEAENGKDKERDREREQRGVKRPIVPAAVPESLQEQIQSNFIVVIHPGSTTLRLGRATDTLPAGIPHVIARRHKQQGQAVYRDSWLLRDGLNKPESTEQRQNGLKMVDQAIWSKKMSNGARRIPVSPDQARSYNRQMRPAILDHSSGAKWTNTSNHPEFLVGEEALYVNPLDSYNIHWPIRRGQLNLHPGPGGSLTAVLADLEVIWSHAIQKYLEIPLKDLKYYRCILLIPDIYNKQHVKELVNMILMKMGFSGIIVHQESVCATFGSGLSSACIVDVGDQKTSVCCVEDGVSHRNTRLCLAYGGSDVSRCFYWLMQRAGFPYRDCQLTNKLDCLLLQHLKETFCHLDQDISGLQDHEFQIRHPDSPALLYQFRLGDEKLQAPMALFYPATFGIVGQKMTTLQHRSQGDPEDPHDEHYLLATQSKQEQSAKATADRKSMSKPGAFEGELRGQTSDISERIYPQEVELGSSQSDCMISGNDSEEPLTAHMSRKTAVSQFEGKALGLDKAILHSIDCCASDDTKKKMYSSILVVGGGLMFHKAQEFLQHRILNKMPPSFRRVVENVEVITRPKDMDPRLIAWKGGAVLACLDTTQELWIYQREWQRFGVRMLRERAAFVW, from the exons ATGACCCAGGCGGAGAAGGGCGAGGCGGAGAACGGGAAGGACAAGGAGCGCGACCGGGAGCGGGAGCAGCGCGGCGTTAAGCGGCCCATCGTCCCCGCCGCCGTGCCCGAGTCCCTGCAGGAG CAAATACAGAGCAACTTCATCGTGGTGATCCACCCCGGCTCGACCACCCTGCGGCTGGGGAGAGCCACGGACACTTTGCCCGCGGGCATCCCGCACGTCATCGCCCGGCGGCACAAGCAGCAGGGCCAGGCGGTCTACAGGGACAGCTGGCTCCTCAGGGACGGCCTCAAT AAACCTGAAAGTACTGAGCAGAGACAAAATGGCCTTAAAATGGTGGACCAAGCAATATGGTCCAAAAAGATGTCAAATGGAGCGAGGCGTATTCCAGTGTCACCTGATCAG GCCAGGTCTTACAACAGACAGATGCGACCAGCTATTTTGGACCACAGCTCTGGGGCCAAGTGGACAAACACATCAAATCATCCTGAATTTTTGGTAGGAGAAGAG GCACTGTATGTTAATCCATTGGATTCTTATAATATACATTGGCCCATTAGAAGAGGGCAGTTGAATCTCCACCCGGGACCTGGTGGCTCCCTCACTGCAGTATTAGCAGACCTTGAAGTTATATGGTCACATGCAATacaaaaatatctggaaataCCACTGAAAGACCTAAAG TACTACAGATGCATTTTACTAATTCCAGACATCTATAATAAACAACACGTGAAAGAACTGGTAAATATGATCCTAATGAAGATGGGCTTCTCAG GAATTATTGTGCACCAGGAGTCTGTCTGTGCTACCTTTGGAAGTGGTTTAAGCAGTGCATGTATTGTGGATGTGGGAGATCAGAAGACAAGTGTTTGCTGTGTAGAAGATGGTGTTTCCCATCGCAACACCAG GCTGTGCCTTGCATATGGAGGATCTGATGTGTCAAGGTGTTTTTATTGGCTTATGCAACGAGCAGGATTCCCATATAGAGACTGTCAGTTAACTAATAAGTTGGAttgcctgctgctgcagcacctaAAGGAGACATTTTGTCATCTAGACCAG GATATTTCTGGATTGCAAGATCATGAGTTCCAAATTCGGCATCCGGATTCTCCAGCTTTATTATACCAGTTCCGATTAGGGGATGAAAAACTACag GCTCCAATGGCCCTGTTTTATCCAGCAACTTTTGGAATTGTTGGACAAAAAATGACAACTTTACAACACAGGTCACAAGGTGACCCTGAGGATCCTCATGATGAACATTACCTGCTAGCCACACAAAGTAAGCAGGAGCAG tCTGCAAAAGCTACAGCTGATAGAAAATCCATGTCAAAGCCTGGTGCATTTGAGGGAGAATTAAGAGGCCAAACCTCAGACATTTCAGAGAGGATCTACCCACAAGAAGTGGAATTGGGATCTTCCCAGAGTGATTGTATGATATCTGGCAATGATTCAGAGGAACCTTTGACTGCTCACATGTCCAGGAAAACTGCTGTTTCTCAGTTTGAAGGCAAAGCCTTGGGCCTTGACAAAGCCATCCTTCATAGTATTGACTGCTGTG CATCTGATGATACAAAAAAGAAGATGTATAGCTCCATCTTAGTAGTGGGAGGAGGCCTTATGTTTCATAAAGCTCAAGAGTTCCTTCAACACCGAATTCTCAACAAAATGCCTCCTTCTTTCAGAAGAGTTGTTGAAAATGTTGAAGTAATCACAAGACCTAAG GATATGGATCCACGCTTAATTGCCTGGAAGGGAGGTGCAGTTTTGGCCTGCCTTGACACAACTCAGGAGCTCTGGATTTACCAGCGGGAGTGGCAGCGCTTCGGTGTCCGAATGTTACGAGAACGAGCTGCATTTGTGTGGTGA
- the CHDH gene encoding choline dehydrogenase, mitochondrial, with the protein MLYLMKGVKWGSPVSQMGKVTGSLFKAHTLKNILGINEQQLKMSRASSQLSSEKANSYNYIIVGAGSAGCVLANRLTEDPLSTVLLLEAGPKDTLLGSKRLMWKIHMPAALTYNLCDEKYNWYYHTAPQKHMDNRVMYWPRGRVWGGSSSLNAMVYIRGHAEDYNRWNREGATGWDYEHCLPYFKKAQTHELGSNQYRGGNGPLHVSRGKTNHPLHQAFLEATQQAGYPFTDDMNGYQQEGFGWMDMTVHQGQRWSTASAYLRPAISRPNLSVAEKTLVTKILFQGTKCIGVEYVKNGQTRKVFANKEVILSGGAINSPQLLMLSGIGNADDLKKLGIPVVCHLPGVGQNLQDHLEVYVQQKCTKPITLYSAQKPLNMMMIGLEWLWKFTGEGATAHLESGGFIRSEPGVPHPDIQFHFLPSQVIDHGRVASTMEAYQVHVGPMRSSSVGWLKLKSTDPSDHPIIEPNYLSTERDIWEFRQCVKLTREIFAQKALEKFCGPEIQPGSHVQSDREIDAFIRQKADSAYHPSCTCKMGLPSDSTAVVDPQTKVIGVENLRVVDASIMPSVVSGNLNAPTIMIAEKAADIIKGLPSLQEKNIPVYKPKTLESQR; encoded by the exons ATGTTGTACCTAATGAAAGGAGTTAAGTGGGGCAGTCCTGTAAGTCAGATGGGCAAAGTAACAGGAAGCTTGTTTAAAGCACACACGTTAAAGAACATATTGGGCATCAATGAACAACAACTCAAAATGTCACGTGCATCATCTCAACTTAGTTCTGAAAAGGCAAACTCTTATAACTACATCATAGTTGGAGCTGGATCAGCAGGGTGTGTATTAGCCAACAGACTGACAGAAGATCCTCTCAGTACTGTGCTCCTTTTGGAAGCAGGCCCTAAAGATACCCTTCTAGGCAGTAAAAGACTGATGTGGAAGATTCACATGCCTGCTGCATTAACATACAACCTCTGTGATGAGAAATATAACTGGTATTACCACACAGCACCCCAAAAGCACATGGACAACCGAGTGATGTACTGGCCCCGAGGGAGAGTGTGGGGTGGCTCCTCTTCCCTCAATGCTATGGTTTACATCCGAGGGCATGCAGAGGATTATAACAGATGGAACAGGGAAGGGGCTACAGGATGGGACTATGAACATTGCCTGCCCTATTTTAAGAAGGCACAGACACATGAACTGGGGTCAAATCAGTACAGAGGTGGAAATGGACCCCTGCACGTGtcaagagggaaaacaaaccatCCTCTTCATCAAGCGTTCCTGGAGGCAACCCAGCAAGCTGGGTATCCCTTCACAGATGATATGAATGGCTATCAGCAAGAAGGATTTGGTTGGATGGACATGACTGTACATCAAG GTCAAAGATGGAGCACAGCTAGTGCTTATCTTCGCCCAGCCATATCACGCCCAAATTTGTCAGTTGCAGAGAAGACACTTGTAACAAAAATCTTGTTTCAAGGAACAAAATGCATTGGTGTTGAGTATGTGAAAAATGGGCAAACGAGAAAG GTTTTTGCCAATAAGGAAGTTATTTTAAGTGGAGGTGCCATAAATTCTCCACAGCTGCTTATGTTGTCTGGAATTGGAAATGCAGATGATCTAAAAAAACTGGGGATCCCTGTTGTTTGCCATCTTcctg gaGTAGGCCAGAACCTTCAGGATCATTTAGAAGTGTATGTCCAGCAAAAGTGCACCAAGCCTATTACTCTATATAGTGCACAAAAGCCACTTAACATGATGATGATTGGCCTGGAATGGCTTTGGAAATTTACAG GTGAGGGAGCCACTGCCCACTTAGAATCTGGTGGTTTTATCCGAAGTGAACCAGGGGTTCCTCACCCCGACATTCAGTTCcactttcttccttctcagGTGATTGATCATGGTCGGGTTGCTTCCACAATGGAAGCTTACCAG GTCCACGTGGGACCCATGAGGAGCTCAAGTGTGGGCTGGCTGAAGCTGAAGAGTACAGACCCCAGTGACCATCCTATCATTGAGCCCAATTACCTGTCAACAG aAAGAGATATTTGGGAATTCCGCCAGTGTGTCAAATTGACCAGAGAGATCTTTGCTCagaaagctttggaaaaattTTGTGGGCCTGAAATTCAACCGGGAAGCCACGTTCAGTCTGACAGAGAAATAGATGCTTTCATAAGGCAGAAGGCTGATAGTGCTTATCATCCTTCCTGCACCTGCAAAATGGGTCTGCCTTCAGACAGCACTGCTGTAGTTGATCCCCAAACAAAAGTCATTGGTGTTGAAAACTTGAGAGTCGTCGATGCTTCAATAATGCCCAGTGTTGTCAGTGGAAATCTGAATGCCCCAACTATCATGATAGCAGAGAAAGCTGCAGATATTATTAAGGGCCTCCCGTCACTTCAGGAGAAAAACATTCCTGTATATAAGCCCAAAACCTTGGAATCACAGAGATAA